A genome region from Micromonospora peucetia includes the following:
- the ygiD gene encoding 4,5-DOPA dioxygenase extradiol: MGSEIVPAVMPAAFIGHGSPMNALELNRYTQAWRAFGRAVPRPRAILVVSAHWYIGATAVTAMPRPRTIHDFYGFPQELFDVRYPAPGLPELAEEISDVVHPTWVGADVDSWGIDHGTWSVLTHAFPDADIPVVQLSINALKGLDYHLDLGARLAPLRERGVLVVTSGNVVHNLRGVNPRLVDEGFDWARRFDEAAKDVMLGEPTEAATLDAHRDFGLAVPTPDHFIPLLYLAGLAGAAGNGSEVLVDGYAYGSLSMTAYTVGLSCRTEAPLAGAPALPTEVPLDSSNI, encoded by the coding sequence ATGGGCAGCGAGATCGTCCCCGCGGTGATGCCGGCCGCGTTCATCGGCCACGGCAGCCCGATGAACGCGCTGGAGCTGAACCGCTACACGCAGGCATGGCGTGCCTTCGGGCGGGCGGTGCCGCGGCCCCGGGCGATCCTGGTGGTGTCGGCCCACTGGTACATCGGCGCCACCGCGGTCACCGCGATGCCCCGGCCGAGGACGATCCACGACTTCTACGGCTTCCCGCAGGAACTGTTCGACGTTCGTTACCCGGCCCCCGGCCTGCCGGAGTTGGCCGAGGAGATCAGCGACGTCGTCCATCCCACCTGGGTCGGCGCGGACGTCGACTCGTGGGGCATCGACCACGGCACCTGGTCGGTGCTCACCCACGCGTTCCCCGACGCGGACATCCCGGTAGTCCAGTTGAGCATCAACGCGCTCAAGGGCCTCGACTACCACCTGGACCTGGGCGCGCGGCTCGCCCCGTTGCGCGAGCGCGGCGTGCTCGTCGTGACCAGCGGCAACGTGGTGCACAACCTGCGCGGGGTGAATCCACGCCTGGTCGACGAGGGCTTCGACTGGGCGCGGCGGTTCGACGAGGCGGCGAAGGACGTCATGCTCGGCGAGCCGACCGAGGCGGCCACGTTGGACGCCCACCGCGACTTCGGCCTGGCCGTGCCGACGCCGGACCACTTCATCCCGCTGCTCTACCTGGCCGGCCTCGCCGGTGCCGCCGGCAACGGGTCGGAGGTGCTGGTGGACGGGTACGCCTACGGGTCGCTGTCGATGACCGCCTACACGGTGGGGTTGTCCTGCCGGACCGAGGCCCCGCTGGCTGGCGCGCCCGCCCTGCCGACCGAGGTACCGCTCGACTCCTCCAACATCTGA
- a CDS encoding ArsR/SmtB family transcription factor, translating into MPKQSGGEDGGVVGALDDVFQALSDPTRRRVVELLGRGPATTSELARPFDMALPSFTQHLGVLERSGLVTSEKKGRVRTYRLTPEPLAHVDDWLAGQRAVWTRRLDQLDSFLHDLKEQQT; encoded by the coding sequence ATGCCTAAGCAATCGGGCGGCGAAGACGGGGGCGTCGTCGGAGCCCTGGACGACGTGTTCCAGGCATTGTCCGACCCGACCCGCCGCCGGGTCGTTGAACTCCTCGGGCGAGGGCCCGCGACGACCAGCGAGCTCGCTCGCCCGTTCGACATGGCACTGCCGTCGTTCACCCAGCACCTGGGCGTCCTCGAGCGCTCCGGCCTGGTGACGTCGGAGAAGAAGGGGCGGGTGCGGACCTACCGGCTCACGCCCGAGCCGCTCGCGCACGTCGACGACTGGCTCGCCGGTCAACGTGCGGTGTGGACCCGACGCCTCGACCAACTCGACTCGTTTCTCCACGACCTGAAGGAGCAGCAGACATGA
- a CDS encoding SRPBCC family protein — MTTYPSVNPDLDLVLERTVDVAPELVWKAWTTPELIVRWFAPRPWSTSSCEIDLQPGGRFNTVMRSPEGEDYPSTGCILVVEEGSTLVFTSGLGPGFRPQVVTGDFPFTAVIRIEPAGNGTRYTATAIHADASAKKSHEEMGFAEGWSAALDQLVEVVKGL; from the coding sequence ATGACCACCTACCCCAGCGTGAACCCGGATCTCGACCTCGTCCTGGAACGCACCGTCGATGTCGCGCCCGAGCTGGTCTGGAAAGCCTGGACCACGCCCGAGTTGATCGTCCGGTGGTTCGCCCCGCGGCCCTGGTCGACGTCGTCCTGCGAGATCGACCTCCAGCCCGGCGGCCGGTTCAACACCGTGATGCGCTCGCCCGAGGGCGAGGACTACCCGAGCACCGGCTGCATCCTGGTCGTCGAGGAGGGCTCGACGCTGGTCTTCACCTCGGGACTGGGCCCCGGTTTCCGCCCCCAGGTCGTCACCGGCGACTTCCCGTTCACCGCGGTCATCAGGATCGAACCCGCCGGCAACGGCACGAGGTACACCGCCACGGCGATCCACGCCGACGCCTCGGCGAAGAAGTCGCACGAGGAGATGGGATTCGCCGAGGGCTGGAGCGCCGCGCTGGACCAGCTGGTCGAGGTCGTGAAGGGCCTCTGA
- a CDS encoding HAD family hydrolase, whose product MARSTRYITGTSVPLRNTHPIGNHRHCHVRTLTRNVEEWNMTVVKKWAVLFDLDGTLVDTAPLWRAALTALIGRRQAVPAGVVDGLRGLTALEAVITVHRRLGWSDADPIADVTWVERFVRRRHLDGGARWDGFGLRLVADLRQHGVPVGLVTSSSREIVNALLTHNDVPRFDVVVCGDDVARAKPAPDPYLLGARRLRLPPSQCVVVEDSPTGLSSAMAAGCPVVVVGDHGSPSPSGRATCLADLTVPTLFAAAPPETPDGDPS is encoded by the coding sequence ATGGCGCGCTCGACCCGGTACATCACCGGGACCTCCGTTCCGCTGCGGAATACTCATCCTATCGGGAATCACCGGCACTGCCATGTCCGAACGTTGACCCGAAACGTCGAGGAATGGAACATGACGGTGGTGAAGAAGTGGGCCGTGCTTTTCGATCTCGACGGCACTCTGGTCGACACGGCACCGCTGTGGCGGGCCGCGCTCACCGCGCTGATCGGTCGGCGGCAGGCAGTGCCGGCGGGGGTGGTCGACGGGCTGCGCGGCCTCACCGCGCTGGAGGCGGTCATCACCGTGCATCGCCGCCTGGGCTGGTCGGACGCGGATCCCATCGCCGACGTGACCTGGGTGGAACGGTTCGTACGACGGCGTCATCTCGACGGCGGGGCGCGATGGGACGGGTTCGGGCTCCGCCTCGTCGCGGACCTGCGACAGCACGGCGTGCCGGTCGGGCTCGTCACGTCGAGCAGCCGGGAGATCGTGAACGCGCTGCTGACTCACAATGACGTTCCCCGATTCGACGTCGTCGTCTGCGGCGACGACGTGGCTCGGGCGAAACCCGCACCCGATCCCTATTTGCTCGGGGCACGCAGATTGCGATTGCCACCGTCGCAATGCGTTGTCGTGGAAGATTCACCAACGGGACTCTCCAGCGCGATGGCCGCCGGTTGCCCGGTGGTCGTGGTCGGCGACCACGGATCGCCGTCCCCGTCCGGCCGGGCGACGTGCCTGGCCGACCTCACCGTGCCGACGCTGTTCGCCGCAGCGCCGCCCGAGACCCCCGACGGTGACCCATCCTGA
- a CDS encoding SDR family NAD(P)-dependent oxidoreductase, translating into MTTAKVWFITGASRGLGRAFAEAALTAGDCVVAAARNVEPLVDLAGAYPDALVRLPLDVSDRQAVFDGVDRAVAAFGRLDVVVNNAGGLLYGMVEEATEEQIRTHLDVNFFGAVWVAQAVLPHLRAQGSGRILQVTSMGTAGGMASVGFYGAGKVALDSVSEALAMEVERFGIKVTIVQMGGYDTGLFTKGTTETEALPHYGPLRAELAEMWGEETGPAPSTAAPVIMELAALPEPPRRLIVGGRSYDQVQELDRARAELYQAWEELSRKAPG; encoded by the coding sequence ATGACAACTGCCAAAGTCTGGTTCATCACCGGCGCTTCACGAGGCCTGGGCAGGGCGTTCGCCGAGGCGGCCTTGACCGCCGGGGACTGCGTCGTGGCCGCGGCCCGCAACGTCGAGCCGCTCGTGGACCTGGCCGGCGCGTACCCGGACGCTCTCGTCCGGCTCCCGCTGGACGTCTCCGACCGCCAGGCCGTGTTCGACGGCGTGGACCGCGCGGTCGCCGCCTTCGGCCGGCTCGACGTCGTGGTCAACAACGCTGGCGGGCTGCTCTACGGGATGGTGGAGGAGGCCACGGAAGAGCAGATCCGGACGCATCTGGACGTCAACTTCTTCGGCGCGGTCTGGGTGGCCCAGGCCGTCCTGCCCCACCTGCGCGCGCAGGGCTCCGGCCGCATCCTGCAGGTCACGTCGATGGGCACCGCCGGCGGCATGGCGTCCGTCGGCTTCTACGGTGCCGGCAAGGTGGCGCTCGATTCGGTCAGCGAGGCGCTGGCGATGGAGGTCGAGCGGTTCGGCATCAAGGTCACCATCGTGCAGATGGGCGGCTACGACACCGGCCTGTTCACCAAGGGAACCACGGAGACCGAGGCCCTCCCGCACTACGGTCCCCTGCGCGCCGAACTGGCCGAGATGTGGGGCGAGGAAACCGGGCCGGCCCCGAGCACGGCCGCCCCCGTCATCATGGAACTGGCCGCGCTGCCGGAACCGCCCCGGCGGCTCATCGTCGGCGGCCGGTCCTACGACCAGGTCCAGGAACTGGACCGGGCCAGAGCCGAGCTCTACCAGGCATGGGAAGAGCTCAGCCGCAAGGCCCCAGGCTGA
- a CDS encoding TetR/AcrR family transcriptional regulator, protein MSQGRNPDRTRRSERSRQAILEATRALVSEVGYGKVAIETIAARAGVGKQTIYRWWPSKGAVIFDAFLALSEGAEGQGAALPDTGDIEVDLKTVMRATVAEFADPEFEKPIRALNNEIANDPDLAAQYREKLARPLDAVKKERLRSAQRAGQLAAGADLDLVLAVLYAPLFQRWLHRSGPLTAEYADSLVDVTLRAFRP, encoded by the coding sequence ATGTCCCAGGGCAGGAATCCGGACCGCACCCGGCGCAGCGAACGTTCGCGGCAGGCGATCCTCGAGGCGACCCGCGCGCTGGTCTCCGAGGTCGGGTACGGCAAGGTGGCGATCGAGACCATCGCCGCCCGGGCCGGCGTCGGCAAGCAGACGATCTACCGTTGGTGGCCGTCCAAGGGCGCTGTGATCTTTGACGCCTTCCTGGCGCTCAGCGAGGGCGCCGAGGGGCAGGGCGCGGCGCTGCCGGACACCGGCGACATCGAGGTCGACCTCAAGACGGTCATGCGCGCGACGGTCGCCGAGTTCGCCGACCCGGAGTTCGAGAAGCCGATCCGGGCGCTCAACAACGAGATCGCCAACGATCCCGACCTTGCCGCACAGTACCGCGAGAAGCTGGCCCGGCCCTTGGACGCTGTCAAGAAGGAGCGACTGCGCAGCGCGCAGCGGGCCGGCCAGTTGGCCGCAGGCGCCGACCTCGACCTGGTCCTGGCGGTGCTCTACGCGCCCCTGTTTCAGCGCTGGCTGCACCGCTCGGGCCCGCTGACCGCCGAGTATGCCGACTCTCTCGTCGATGTCACGCTCAGGGCCTTTCGGCCCTGA